The proteins below are encoded in one region of Belonocnema kinseyi isolate 2016_QV_RU_SX_M_011 chromosome 1, B_treatae_v1, whole genome shotgun sequence:
- the LOC117175241 gene encoding uncharacterized protein LOC117175241 has product MTMEDRSAGLERAAPATSTTTTISSLNTICDDGSSDASYPLRRTSKRTFDVAFLVAPDENLARRQNEKLRLVSTERLSDMMKVRSQDELTENHQDPDSQERLPQNLTMKQYRRRSHDCTESSLSLPYVSSRTLTPTSPGLSPEPDDRRYNHIRSQKTPSPPQFSQQPQMLLNRCVDLIEPIGLACETPCAERQVESRSAFTKVSLNTPRNGFTDGQTSPRSSISPDRASYQSSVSPPVLPITVNSPYKYSAFSNKMGYPFLMGSDTAQANILDNLKIPHPPRIPSPKLAGFRPDLPQMYSNMPYNSISVFPPMTEALARPRFLATAASVAGLLPQSLAALTLPAQNVCAKCNLSFRMTSDLVYHMRSHHKNESAGEASRRRREEKLRCPVCDESFRERHHLTRHMTAHQDKESDAIVDQVDVKRRAAPIHGK; this is encoded by the coding sequence ATGACAATGGAAGATCGTTCCGCAGGCTTGGAACGCGCGGCACCTGCTACATCAACAACTACGACGATATCATCTCTGAATACAATTTGCGATGACGGGTCCTCCGATGCCTCCTACCCTCTACGAAGAACCAGTAAGCGGACTTTTGATGTTGCCTTCCTAGTGGCACCGGACGAGAATCTTGCAAGACGGCAGAACGAGAAACTCCGTCTAGTTTCTACAGAAAGACTGTCAGATATGATGAAGGTTCGTTCCCAAGATGAACTAACGGAGAACCATCAAGATCCAGATTCTCAGGAAAGGTTGCCTCAAAACCTTACAATGAAACAATACAGAAGGAGATCGCATGACTGCACTGAAAGTTCTCTCAGCCTACCTTACGTATCATCAAGGACATTAACTCCAACCTCCCCAGGACTATCGCCGGAACCAGATGACCGGCGATACAACCATATCAGATCACAGAAAACTCCTAGTCCACCCCAATTTTCTCAGCAGCCGCAAATGCTTCTAAATAGATGCGTTGATTTGATTGAACCAATTGGACTAGCTTGTGAAACACCCTGTGCTGAGCGACAAGTTGAATCCAGAAGCGCTTTTACAAAGGTGTCTTTGAACACACCAAGAAACGGCTTCACTGATGGACAAACATCGCCTAGATCATCTATATCGCCTGACAGAGCGAGCTACCAAAGCAGTGTTAGTCCACCCGTTCTTCCAATAACTGTAAATTCTCCATACAAATATAGTGCTTTTTCCAACAAGATGGGGTATCCTTTCTTAATGGGGTCTGATACAGCACAAGCTAACATcttggataatttaaaaatcccCCATCCACCAAGAATACCAAGTCCAAAATTGGCGGGCTTCAGACCCGATTTACCACAGATGTACTCAAATATGCCATATAATTCGATTTCGGTCTTTCCTCCAATGACTGAGGCTCTAGCGAGACCAAGATTCCTCGCCACCGCTGCCAGTGTTGCGGGACTTCTACCACAATCGTTGGCTGCACTGACTCTTCCAGCGCAGAATGTGTGCGCCAAATGCAACCTTTCTTTCCGCATGACCTCAGATCTCGTATATCACATGAGGTCGCATCACAAGAACGAAAGTGCAGGTGAAGCTTCGAGACGGCGACGGGAGGAAAAGCTTAGGTGTCCGGTCTGTGATGAAAGCTTCAGAGAACGACACCATCTAACGCGACACATGACCGCCCATCAGGATAAGGAGAGCGATGCGATCGTTGATCAGGTGGACGTCAAACGGAGGGCAGCCCCTATCCACGGCAAGTGA